The Alteromonas stellipolaris genome includes a region encoding these proteins:
- a CDS encoding DNA-J related domain-containing protein codes for MRFTMGNAQEIPSFNVTNAQKVELLLDILSTKKAEFEEGMTEYALISQLKSPPYQLFNDNALRDPLALFNTHFILFHALYLLRNLWRDALVGELDIHTTRIVLLPLKSSAQSNGESNTTTLGKSDSLADYYLNWQNLTSTGEADVEALLNSFWQRMTGADPVFDSKESIEQCHTLLNLDESVSITLAILKRHYRKQLATVHPDKGGSHEAAQNVISAYQTLLRYYGL; via the coding sequence ATGAGGTTTACCATGGGGAATGCCCAAGAGATACCTTCTTTTAACGTAACAAATGCGCAAAAAGTGGAGTTGTTGTTAGACATACTTTCCACTAAAAAAGCAGAGTTTGAGGAAGGGATGACAGAGTACGCGCTAATTTCTCAACTTAAGTCACCTCCTTATCAGTTGTTCAATGACAATGCGCTGCGCGATCCCCTCGCTTTGTTCAATACGCACTTTATCTTGTTTCATGCCCTATATTTACTAAGAAACCTTTGGCGTGATGCCCTGGTAGGCGAGCTAGATATTCATACTACCCGTATAGTGCTATTGCCCTTGAAATCGAGTGCTCAAAGCAACGGTGAGAGTAACACCACAACATTGGGTAAAAGCGATTCACTTGCTGACTACTACCTGAACTGGCAAAACTTAACCAGTACTGGCGAAGCCGATGTAGAAGCTTTATTGAATAGTTTTTGGCAGCGAATGACGGGGGCCGACCCCGTTTTTGATTCAAAAGAAAGTATTGAGCAATGTCACACTTTACTCAATTTAGACGAATCTGTATCCATCACATTAGCGATACTTAAGAGGCATTACCGAAAGCAGTTGGCAACAGTGCACCCAGACAAAGGGGGAAGCCATGAAGCAGCGCAGAATGTAATTTCGGCGTACCAAACTTTATTGCGGTATTACGGGCTCTGA
- a CDS encoding efflux RND transporter permease subunit, which translates to MARFFIDRPVFAWVLAIITMMAGILAIYTLPIEQYPKVAPPTVTITATYPGASAETVENSVTQVVEQNLSGIDNLRYFSASSSNSSMSISLTFEPGTDPDIAQVQTQNKVQAALPLLPAQVQQQGVTVAKSNSAFSLAIGFYDETGQMSQYDLSDLLVSQFRDSVSRVNGVGSVRVFGAQRSMRIWLDPDKLYSYNLTPVDVQAAVEVQNTDVSAGQLGGLPAIQGQQINATIQAQSRLQTVDDFESIVLRVNTDGSQVRVRDVARVELGAESYDVIVRYDRHPASGMAISLASGANALDTINAVKQRVEELRVNLPDSVKVVYPVDASPFIELSIESVVHTLIEAVVLVFFVMLLFLQNWRATLIPTIAVPVVLLGTFAVLLAFGYSINVLTMFAMVLAIGLLVDDAIVVVENVERIMEEEGLPPAEATKKSMTQITGALVGIAAVLSTVFIPMAFFSGSAGAIYRQFSITIVSAMGFSVLVAIILSPSLCATLLKQHDPEHNKDKGFFGWFNRTFNKGRDRYQRTTTHMAKRAKRYFAVYGILVAGMAYIFAQLPGAFLPDEDQGRLMVLISTPPGATAGRTLESVKKAEDFFLDQEQGAVNGLFTVVGFSFAGQAQNAGMGFVNLNDWSVRDESDSAFALVGRAFGAFSQIEDASAFPIVPPPIMELGNATGFDMQLVDRGSNGHVALMNARNQLLGMAAQNPKLAGVRPNGLSDVPQFKVNIDSEKASALGLNLSEINSALQIAWGSSYVNDFIDKGRIKRVYMQADAQYRMSPDDLDKWFVRNADGDMVAFSTFASTQWVYGSPKLERFNGISSVNIQGSPAEGISSGEAMEEMEKLVAQLPDGYAIEWSGLSFEEQQAGSQAPMLYAISILIVFLCLAALYESWSVPFAVMLVVPLGILGSVTAAFLFNLPNDVYLQVAFLTTVGLAAKNAILIVEFAKDQYEEGIDLMTAVSNAASQRFRPILMTSMAFILGVTPLALASGAGSASQNAIGIAVMGGMFAATFLAIFFVPMFYVMVEKLFHKQDK; encoded by the coding sequence ATGGCTCGCTTTTTTATCGACAGACCCGTCTTTGCGTGGGTACTTGCAATAATTACGATGATGGCAGGGATACTTGCCATCTATACCCTACCCATTGAGCAATACCCTAAAGTTGCGCCACCCACGGTGACTATCACCGCAACATACCCTGGTGCTTCAGCGGAAACCGTTGAAAACTCTGTCACGCAGGTGGTCGAACAAAACTTATCAGGTATAGATAACTTACGTTATTTCTCCGCCAGTAGCTCAAACAGCAGCATGTCTATTAGCCTTACCTTTGAGCCGGGTACCGACCCTGACATTGCGCAGGTTCAAACCCAAAACAAAGTACAAGCGGCGCTTCCGTTGCTACCAGCACAGGTGCAGCAACAAGGGGTTACGGTTGCGAAATCAAACTCAGCGTTTTCGTTAGCCATTGGCTTTTACGATGAAACGGGGCAAATGAGTCAGTACGACTTAAGTGACTTGTTGGTGTCTCAATTTCGCGATTCAGTCTCCCGTGTGAATGGTGTGGGTAGCGTGCGAGTCTTTGGTGCCCAGCGCTCAATGCGAATTTGGTTAGATCCAGACAAACTATACAGCTACAACCTAACACCGGTAGATGTTCAAGCCGCGGTAGAAGTGCAGAATACCGACGTATCCGCAGGGCAATTAGGCGGTTTACCGGCCATTCAAGGCCAGCAAATTAACGCCACTATTCAAGCTCAATCGCGCTTACAAACTGTAGATGATTTTGAAAGCATCGTGCTGCGTGTAAACACCGATGGTTCTCAAGTACGAGTACGCGATGTTGCACGAGTTGAACTAGGTGCAGAAAGCTACGATGTTATCGTTCGTTACGATCGTCACCCTGCCTCAGGTATGGCGATTAGCTTAGCGTCTGGTGCGAACGCGCTAGATACCATCAACGCAGTGAAACAACGTGTTGAAGAACTACGGGTTAACCTGCCTGACAGCGTAAAAGTGGTTTATCCGGTTGATGCGTCGCCCTTTATCGAATTATCAATTGAGTCGGTGGTGCACACACTGATAGAAGCCGTGGTACTGGTTTTCTTTGTCATGCTGCTGTTTTTGCAAAATTGGCGCGCTACCCTTATTCCTACTATCGCGGTTCCGGTGGTATTGCTAGGTACCTTTGCAGTACTACTGGCGTTTGGTTACAGCATTAACGTATTAACTATGTTTGCCATGGTGCTCGCCATCGGCTTGCTAGTGGACGACGCTATCGTAGTAGTTGAAAACGTTGAACGTATTATGGAAGAAGAGGGCTTACCACCTGCTGAAGCCACTAAAAAATCCATGACACAAATTACCGGTGCGCTGGTAGGTATCGCCGCCGTGTTATCAACAGTATTTATTCCTATGGCCTTTTTCAGTGGATCTGCTGGGGCCATTTATCGTCAGTTCTCAATAACTATCGTATCTGCCATGGGATTCTCGGTATTGGTGGCAATTATATTGTCACCTTCATTGTGTGCCACGCTGCTAAAACAGCACGACCCCGAGCACAACAAAGACAAAGGCTTCTTTGGTTGGTTTAACCGTACGTTCAACAAAGGCCGTGACCGCTATCAAAGAACCACTACCCACATGGCGAAACGCGCCAAGCGTTACTTCGCTGTGTACGGTATTTTAGTGGCGGGTATGGCGTATATCTTTGCCCAATTGCCAGGTGCGTTCTTACCCGATGAAGACCAAGGTCGCTTAATGGTGCTAATCAGCACGCCTCCAGGAGCAACCGCTGGGCGCACCTTAGAGTCGGTTAAGAAGGCAGAAGACTTTTTCTTAGACCAAGAGCAAGGAGCAGTTAATGGCTTGTTTACGGTAGTCGGTTTTAGTTTTGCAGGCCAAGCACAAAACGCAGGTATGGGGTTTGTAAACTTGAATGACTGGAGCGTGCGAGATGAAAGTGACTCAGCATTTGCACTAGTAGGCCGAGCCTTTGGGGCATTTAGTCAGATTGAAGATGCATCGGCATTTCCTATCGTGCCACCGCCTATTATGGAATTAGGTAACGCGACAGGTTTTGATATGCAGCTTGTGGATCGGGGAAGTAATGGTCATGTGGCCTTAATGAATGCCCGTAATCAGTTGCTCGGTATGGCCGCACAAAACCCTAAACTTGCGGGTGTTCGCCCGAATGGCTTAAGCGACGTACCTCAGTTTAAGGTGAACATAGATAGCGAAAAAGCATCTGCACTGGGGTTGAACCTAAGTGAAATAAACAGTGCACTGCAAATTGCGTGGGGCTCAAGTTACGTAAACGACTTTATTGATAAAGGCCGTATTAAACGGGTGTACATGCAAGCTGATGCTCAATATCGCATGTCGCCAGACGACTTAGATAAGTGGTTTGTACGCAACGCCGACGGTGATATGGTGGCCTTCAGTACTTTTGCCTCTACCCAGTGGGTTTACGGCTCGCCTAAACTAGAGCGTTTTAACGGTATTTCGTCGGTGAACATTCAAGGTAGCCCTGCTGAAGGTATTTCATCCGGTGAAGCCATGGAAGAAATGGAGAAACTGGTTGCTCAATTGCCTGATGGTTATGCCATTGAGTGGTCAGGGTTATCTTTTGAAGAACAACAAGCTGGCTCGCAAGCGCCTATGCTGTATGCTATTTCTATTCTCATCGTATTTTTATGTCTAGCGGCATTATATGAGAGTTGGTCTGTGCCATTTGCTGTAATGCTGGTGGTACCTTTGGGTATATTAGGGTCTGTGACGGCAGCGTTTTTATTCAATCTGCCAAACGATGTTTACCTACAAGTTGCGTTTTTAACCACGGTTGGTTTGGCGGCGAAAAATGCCATTCTTATTGTAGAATTCGCAAAAGACCAATACGAAGAAGGCATAGACTTAATGACGGCGGTATCAAACGCAGCTTCTCAGCGTTTTCGCCCAATATTAATGACATCTATGGCCTTTATACTCGGGGTAACACCGCTGGCATTGGCTAGTGGTGCAGGTTCAGCAAGCCAAAACGCGATAGGTATTGCGGTAATGGGGGGCATGTTTGCTGCCACCTTCTTAGCTATTTTCTTTGTACCTATGTTCTACGTGATGGTTGAAAAGCTGTTTCATAAACAAGATAAATAA
- a CDS encoding ArgP/LysG family DNA-binding transcriptional regulator, with protein MLDYAALHSFREVLRYGSFERGAQALNLTQSAVSQKIKRLEQQVGGPVLVRMKPLKATPLGEQLLSHVQKVSVLEEQLTTRSGAADSASPLSVAVNNDVLATWFTEVMASFSEIRSNPVHIYNADQTQTRTLLQQGKVMACISQTGTPITGGQSARLGTMNYQLYASPSFIKRYLKNDVSPERVMGTPGLLYDEFDATLLTDYQRECLDFAPSLTTCHWYPSSHGFAKMAIEGVAWALLPTLQVKQEVESGQLISLFPSKQLGVPLFWHWTEQASSALGDFSQMVKHISKEQLTP; from the coding sequence ATGCTTGATTACGCCGCCCTACACAGTTTTCGCGAAGTACTACGCTACGGTAGTTTTGAGCGCGGTGCACAAGCACTCAACCTGACTCAGTCGGCAGTTTCGCAAAAGATAAAGCGACTAGAACAACAAGTGGGCGGGCCGGTTTTGGTACGAATGAAACCGTTGAAAGCCACGCCACTTGGCGAACAACTCTTGTCCCACGTGCAAAAAGTGAGTGTATTAGAAGAGCAACTAACCACACGCAGCGGGGCGGCGGACAGTGCTTCGCCACTGAGTGTGGCAGTAAACAACGATGTGCTAGCTACATGGTTTACTGAGGTGATGGCAAGCTTCAGCGAGATACGTTCTAACCCCGTACATATCTATAATGCTGATCAAACCCAAACCCGCACCCTATTGCAGCAAGGTAAAGTCATGGCCTGCATTAGCCAAACTGGCACTCCCATTACCGGCGGGCAGTCAGCTAGGCTGGGAACCATGAATTATCAACTCTATGCATCACCCAGCTTTATAAAACGTTACCTTAAAAATGACGTAAGCCCTGAGCGGGTAATGGGCACACCGGGCTTACTTTATGACGAATTTGATGCCACCCTACTCACCGATTATCAGCGAGAGTGTTTAGACTTCGCACCGTCCCTAACCACATGTCATTGGTATCCGTCGTCTCATGGATTTGCAAAAATGGCCATAGAAGGCGTAGCGTGGGCGTTATTGCCAACCTTACAAGTTAAACAAGAAGTTGAATCGGGCCAGCTCATCTCGCTATTTCCTAGCAAACAATTAGGTGTGCCTTTGTTTTGGCATTGGACAGAACAGGCATCAAGTGCCCTTGGCGATTTTAGCCAAATGGTTAAACACATATCAAAAGAACAGCTAACACCATGA
- a CDS encoding diguanylate cyclase, producing MAVVNRRTCFLILFAALGMLFSLSFSVSAIPETEATAASDTTPGAISENALRDFEESIFLHPQQTYRKLVTLAQANDFSNEGRVWLLLRKAQSENVLTLYKEMDATLVTVAPLANVMTNEQHALWLYLQGSRMHQTGNISGAIDTLKYAVEVAKENTNSTIYVLAIRELGYGFALSGDYYRATLILQDAYKNLVTLNNPFFNGLLEESLGDTYNYLGNYTKAIEYYEGALTFFESIGYQPHVASTLLGLAMVNRKLESWDDALSYFNRYEIALSFTDNHSENFYLHYGRAMTMAEKGECNLAIGAIDDALSLSGPIDYNAELYKKRALCNLTLDNLSAAKQDLSKARTIFNGIEALHNTQWHLELDYIAGLVAFKDNRFEQAFEYIHMYYKDFLELQRLNNSEYVTQVQATMEAERKDKEIALLKQQTQLQAVTAREQSLKVRQKNMMLSGVALIFALLLIFVIFQNKNAKKLLALSIRDELTGLHNRRYFFDYFENNLVKLNPNHVGLALISFDIDNFKHINDNLGHHVGDEVIKTVAQTAANTLRTNDVIARIGGDEFIIALPRTTLLQAKEIAKRILENIRSHRFITKEGADFSVTASLGVAYHDQNKFIALDVKSLMESADTALYQSKRAGKNRFTVAA from the coding sequence TTGGCTGTAGTAAATAGACGTACCTGTTTCTTAATACTTTTCGCCGCATTGGGGATGCTGTTTAGCCTTTCTTTTTCTGTGTCTGCAATCCCTGAGACTGAAGCCACAGCTGCTTCTGACACTACACCAGGTGCAATTAGCGAGAATGCATTACGTGATTTTGAAGAGTCCATTTTTCTGCATCCTCAGCAAACCTACCGCAAATTAGTCACACTCGCGCAAGCAAATGACTTCAGCAATGAAGGCCGAGTTTGGTTACTGCTACGAAAAGCACAGTCCGAAAATGTATTAACCCTATACAAAGAAATGGATGCCACCCTAGTTACTGTTGCACCGCTCGCCAATGTAATGACCAACGAGCAGCATGCGCTGTGGCTTTATTTACAAGGGAGTCGGATGCACCAAACAGGCAATATTTCAGGCGCTATCGACACTTTAAAGTATGCAGTTGAAGTCGCCAAAGAAAACACTAACAGTACTATTTATGTGCTCGCTATTAGAGAATTAGGTTATGGGTTTGCACTTTCAGGGGACTACTACCGCGCCACCCTCATACTGCAAGATGCTTATAAAAACCTTGTCACTTTAAACAACCCCTTTTTTAATGGGTTATTAGAAGAGAGCTTAGGCGACACCTATAACTATTTGGGGAATTACACAAAAGCCATTGAGTATTACGAAGGTGCTCTTACCTTCTTCGAGTCAATTGGCTACCAACCCCATGTTGCCAGTACCTTGTTGGGTTTAGCTATGGTGAACCGGAAACTAGAGAGTTGGGATGATGCACTTTCCTATTTTAACCGTTACGAAATAGCACTCAGCTTTACTGACAATCACAGCGAAAATTTCTATTTGCATTATGGCCGCGCCATGACGATGGCAGAAAAAGGAGAGTGTAACCTTGCTATTGGTGCTATTGATGATGCATTGAGCTTATCGGGGCCCATTGATTACAACGCAGAACTATACAAAAAGCGCGCCCTATGCAATTTGACCCTTGATAACTTGTCTGCAGCTAAACAAGATTTATCGAAAGCACGTACTATCTTTAACGGCATAGAAGCATTACACAATACGCAGTGGCATTTAGAGCTTGATTACATTGCAGGTTTAGTGGCATTTAAAGATAATCGCTTCGAGCAAGCTTTTGAATATATTCATATGTATTACAAAGACTTTCTTGAATTGCAGCGATTAAACAATTCAGAATATGTCACACAAGTACAGGCTACGATGGAGGCCGAGCGTAAAGACAAAGAAATAGCCCTATTAAAACAACAAACCCAACTGCAAGCGGTAACGGCAAGGGAGCAATCGCTGAAAGTACGACAGAAAAATATGATGCTATCAGGAGTAGCATTAATATTTGCCTTATTGCTTATTTTTGTGATTTTCCAAAATAAAAACGCAAAAAAACTACTGGCGTTATCTATTCGAGACGAGCTTACTGGCCTGCACAATCGGCGTTATTTCTTTGATTACTTTGAAAATAACTTGGTTAAGCTGAACCCCAACCATGTTGGATTGGCACTCATTTCTTTCGACATAGACAACTTCAAACACATTAACGACAACCTTGGTCATCACGTGGGCGACGAAGTCATTAAAACCGTGGCGCAAACTGCAGCAAATACGCTACGTACTAATGACGTTATTGCACGTATTGGGGGAGACGAGTTTATTATTGCCCTTCCCCGCACCACACTGTTACAAGCTAAAGAAATAGCCAAACGAATTCTCGAGAATATTAGAAGTCACCGTTTTATCACGAAAGAAGGCGCAGATTTTAGTGTAACGGCTAGTTTGGGCGTGGCTTATCATGATCAAAATAAGTTTATTGCTTTAGACGTAAAATCACTAATGGAGTCTGCCGACACAGCGCTATACCAATCTAAGCGTGCTGGCAAAAATCGCTTCACGGTTGCAGCTTAG
- a CDS encoding class I SAM-dependent methyltransferase, which translates to MKYNKHIAYYHQHASKLASQYTSVAFEDVHGEWLSHIPSPTHTTILDIGAGAGRDAKALANMGNHVTAIEPASALMQSGMAFTGESVTWIKDTLPLLTSQKKQHYGLILISAVWMHLTHVQQQQSLQRCSQLLFAEGHLVITLRHGEFDDERVANPVNVSDTIEFAKSCGLTLMHNIASSDKLHRQGVSWQTLIFTK; encoded by the coding sequence ATGAAGTACAATAAACACATCGCGTATTACCACCAGCATGCTTCAAAGCTTGCTTCACAATATACTAGCGTTGCATTTGAGGATGTACATGGTGAATGGTTGTCACATATACCATCGCCAACCCATACCACTATATTAGACATAGGTGCGGGGGCAGGCAGAGACGCGAAAGCCTTGGCCAATATGGGAAATCACGTTACTGCTATTGAGCCTGCAAGCGCGTTAATGCAATCGGGCATGGCCTTTACAGGAGAGTCGGTAACGTGGATTAAAGATACCCTGCCCTTACTGACATCACAAAAAAAACAACACTACGGGTTAATTTTAATTAGTGCCGTTTGGATGCATCTAACCCACGTTCAGCAACAGCAAAGCTTGCAACGATGTAGCCAATTGCTTTTTGCCGAAGGACATTTAGTAATTACTTTACGACACGGCGAATTTGATGACGAACGGGTAGCTAATCCGGTGAATGTAAGTGACACCATCGAGTTCGCAAAATCTTGCGGCTTAACCTTAATGCATAACATCGCCTCTAGTGACAAATTGCACCGTCAAGGGGTGAGTTGGCAAACATTGATCTTTACAAAATAA
- a CDS encoding efflux RND transporter periplasmic adaptor subunit, with protein MKRVFYVITTLALLVGAIGCSSESEQAGAGQQAMPPQSVSVLTIARQSVTHEMILPGRVTPSRQSQVRPQVDGVITERLFEEGAQVEKGQQLYQIDDARYRAQLNSTIADVKSAEANLKTLEAKARRYDDLIKKNAISRQEYDDVIAQKEQAQAAIIVAEAAVDLARVNLGYTKVYAPISGRISRSFVTEGTLATTNQTQQLATITQLNPIFIDMQESGRAILTLRQAMQKQGSMPVELTLDEATGKKYEHTGSVKFSEVTVDESTGSVALRAEMPNPDGLLLPGLFVKGHVITGTEQALLVPQRATMRQQDGSLSVYVVNSNDEVEVRALKTSDIYKDQYIATSGIKEGDRLIVSGYQKVKPGSKVNTSEWQSTSRGSR; from the coding sequence ATGAAACGCGTTTTTTATGTCATCACTACCCTAGCTTTGTTGGTAGGTGCGATTGGGTGTTCGTCTGAGTCTGAACAGGCGGGTGCAGGGCAGCAAGCTATGCCGCCACAATCTGTGTCTGTGCTTACGATTGCTCGCCAATCGGTAACCCATGAAATGATCCTTCCAGGAAGGGTAACGCCGTCTCGGCAATCGCAAGTACGTCCACAGGTCGATGGGGTGATTACAGAGCGTTTATTTGAAGAAGGTGCACAGGTTGAAAAAGGCCAGCAGCTATATCAAATTGATGATGCGCGCTACCGTGCTCAGTTAAATAGCACCATCGCTGATGTTAAAAGCGCCGAAGCGAATTTGAAAACGTTAGAAGCGAAAGCTCGTCGCTACGACGACCTGATTAAAAAAAATGCGATTAGTCGCCAAGAATACGACGATGTTATTGCGCAAAAAGAACAAGCACAAGCGGCAATTATTGTTGCTGAAGCAGCGGTAGATTTAGCGCGAGTTAACTTAGGCTACACCAAAGTGTATGCGCCAATTAGCGGCCGTATCAGTCGCTCATTTGTAACCGAAGGTACGCTAGCGACTACCAACCAGACGCAACAACTTGCCACTATCACGCAATTAAACCCTATCTTTATTGATATGCAGGAGTCGGGTCGCGCTATTTTAACCCTTCGCCAAGCTATGCAAAAGCAGGGCTCTATGCCTGTTGAGCTAACACTTGATGAAGCCACAGGTAAAAAATATGAACACACAGGTAGCGTGAAGTTTTCAGAAGTTACCGTAGATGAAAGTACTGGTTCAGTTGCCCTTCGCGCCGAAATGCCAAATCCAGATGGCTTGTTGTTACCAGGTTTATTCGTGAAAGGCCATGTTATTACCGGTACAGAACAAGCGTTATTGGTGCCTCAGCGCGCCACTATGCGTCAACAAGATGGTTCGTTATCGGTATATGTAGTCAACAGCAATGACGAAGTAGAAGTTCGCGCACTAAAAACTAGCGATATCTACAAAGACCAATACATTGCCACTTCGGGTATTAAAGAAGGCGATAGACTTATTGTTTCTGGTTACCAAAAAGTGAAACCTGGCAGTAAAGTAAACACCAGCGAGTGGCAGTCAACGTCACGCGGCTCACGTTAA
- a CDS encoding alpha/beta fold hydrolase, protein MTTVIFSHGKESGPWGSKITTLSNVASDVGFNVISVDYQDLPSPEDRITRLVDTVEEQGDEVILVGSSMGGYVSLVAAERVSARGLFLLAPALYMPSYEVQEYNYTGKTSVIHGWNDDVIPVSHSIDYAKLRNSQLLLLEDGHRLSKSMFAISPFFRNWLHPFTLN, encoded by the coding sequence ATGACAACTGTCATTTTTTCTCATGGAAAAGAAAGTGGCCCTTGGGGCAGTAAGATCACTACATTGTCTAATGTAGCTAGCGATGTTGGCTTTAATGTTATTAGTGTGGATTACCAAGATTTACCATCGCCGGAAGATCGTATTACCCGGTTGGTGGATACGGTAGAAGAGCAAGGCGATGAAGTCATACTGGTTGGGTCTAGTATGGGCGGTTATGTGTCTTTAGTGGCTGCTGAGCGTGTATCTGCAAGGGGCTTGTTCTTACTAGCGCCAGCACTATATATGCCAAGCTATGAAGTGCAAGAATATAACTACACAGGCAAAACCAGTGTTATCCATGGCTGGAACGATGATGTTATTCCTGTTAGCCACAGTATTGATTATGCGAAGCTGCGTAATTCGCAGTTACTACTGCTAGAAGATGGTCACAGGCTGTCAAAGAGCATGTTCGCCATATCACCTTTCTTTCGCAATTGGTTGCATCCGTTTACACTGAACTAG
- a CDS encoding DMT family transporter, whose protein sequence is MSWVYLIVAGLLEIGWPVGLKLSQEAETRVMGILLAIGFMAASGFCLWMAQKNIPIGTAYAVWTGIGAAGTFLVGVVFYGDPTSIARYFGAALIVAGVVVLKLAH, encoded by the coding sequence ATGAGCTGGGTTTATTTGATTGTGGCTGGCTTATTAGAAATAGGTTGGCCGGTGGGTTTGAAGCTGTCTCAAGAGGCTGAAACCCGCGTGATGGGGATATTGTTAGCGATAGGGTTTATGGCGGCCAGTGGTTTTTGTTTATGGATGGCGCAAAAAAATATTCCCATAGGTACCGCATATGCTGTGTGGACAGGCATAGGCGCAGCAGGAACGTTTTTAGTTGGGGTCGTGTTTTATGGCGATCCTACTTCTATCGCGCGCTATTTTGGCGCAGCCCTTATCGTGGCAGGCGTAGTGGTATTGAAATTAGCTCACTAA
- a CDS encoding LysE/ArgO family amino acid transporter — protein MFAAALSGFVMGGTLIIAVGAQNSFLIEQSLKRQWTGLFVLLFIVSDAISISLGAMGFGLLLQEYPLLVSVTKWAGVVFLLWFAFNKLKASMADDALVLEMSKKQTSFKRAFLIAMAVTWLNPHFYLDTLLLMGNLASQWQLNKWWFVFGAIWASIVWFVGLSTLTAKFAHHMQRPSFWRWFNRLNAAVLGAVSIQLASL, from the coding sequence ATGTTTGCGGCAGCGTTGAGTGGTTTTGTGATGGGCGGCACCCTAATAATTGCCGTTGGTGCACAAAATAGCTTTTTAATCGAACAGTCTTTAAAGCGTCAATGGACAGGGTTGTTCGTACTGCTGTTTATCGTGAGCGATGCCATTTCCATTAGCTTAGGAGCAATGGGGTTCGGGCTGCTGTTACAAGAATATCCGTTGTTGGTATCAGTAACTAAATGGGCCGGCGTTGTGTTTCTTCTATGGTTTGCGTTTAACAAGCTTAAAGCTTCTATGGCTGATGATGCACTTGTGCTTGAAATGTCGAAGAAGCAAACGTCATTCAAGCGAGCCTTTCTTATTGCCATGGCGGTGACGTGGTTGAATCCTCATTTTTACTTAGATACGCTGTTGTTGATGGGAAATCTAGCTAGCCAGTGGCAACTGAATAAATGGTGGTTTGTCTTCGGTGCAATTTGGGCATCTATCGTATGGTTTGTGGGACTAAGTACCCTAACCGCTAAATTCGCGCACCATATGCAGCGCCCGTCATTTTGGCGTTGGTTCAACCGCTTAAACGCAGCAGTATTAGGGGCGGTAAGTATTCAATTGGCTAGCTTGTAG
- a CDS encoding DUF1499 domain-containing protein produces MKALIALTSIIGFLMVVLPGPLYQYAGVDLGTAFTSLRYGVYVGGAAIILIILQVLIKRKSVSWGSTFVFAVLALIAVAMPVSMMGKASTVPPIHDITTDVTNPPAFVAIAPLRENAPNPITYEGGEVTRQQIDAYPEIRTQLLAQSIDEVFAASERTIDALGWERVADGALPYTLEATDTTQWFGFKDDVVIRLKAKDDNTLVDIRSKSRVGRSDLGKNAERIDTFLTALRAQLNPN; encoded by the coding sequence TTGAAAGCACTTATTGCATTGACCAGCATTATCGGATTTTTAATGGTGGTACTACCAGGCCCGCTATATCAATACGCAGGCGTCGATTTAGGTACCGCATTTACCTCGCTGCGCTATGGCGTATATGTGGGTGGCGCAGCCATTATACTTATTATTCTACAAGTACTAATAAAACGTAAAAGCGTCAGCTGGGGAAGTACATTTGTTTTTGCTGTATTAGCGTTAATTGCCGTCGCCATGCCAGTAAGCATGATGGGCAAAGCCAGTACCGTACCGCCTATTCACGATATTACTACCGATGTGACCAATCCTCCGGCGTTTGTGGCTATTGCACCGCTGCGTGAAAATGCACCAAATCCTATTACTTACGAAGGTGGTGAGGTAACGCGTCAGCAAATCGATGCTTACCCTGAAATTAGAACCCAATTATTGGCGCAAAGTATTGATGAAGTCTTTGCCGCTAGCGAGCGTACTATTGACGCACTAGGCTGGGAGCGTGTTGCCGATGGCGCATTGCCCTATACATTAGAAGCGACTGACACCACCCAGTGGTTTGGATTCAAAGATGATGTGGTTATTCGCCTTAAAGCTAAAGACGATAACACCCTGGTAGATATTCGTAGTAAGTCTCGGGTTGGTAGAAGCGATTTAGGTAAAAACGCCGAGCGCATCGATACCTTTTTAACTGCACTTCGCGCCCAACTAAACCCTAACTAG